One genomic segment of Suricata suricatta isolate VVHF042 chromosome 16, meerkat_22Aug2017_6uvM2_HiC, whole genome shotgun sequence includes these proteins:
- the PAFAH1B3 gene encoding platelet-activating factor acetylhydrolase IB subunit gamma, whose amino-acid sequence MSGEENPASKPTPVQDVQGDGRWMSLHHRFVADSKDKEPEVVFIGDSLVQLMHQCEIWRELFSPLHALNFGIGSDSTQHVLWRLENGELEHIRPKIVVVWVGTNNHGHTAEQVTGGIKAIVQLVNQRQPQARVVVLGLLPRGQHPNPLREKNRRVNELVRAALAGHPRAHFLDADPGFVHSDGTISHHDMYDYLHLSRLGYTPVCRALHSLLLRLLAQDQGQGGSRPEATP is encoded by the exons ATGAGCGGAGAGGAGAACCCAGCCAGCAAGCCCACGCCGGTGCAGGACGTGCAGGGCGACGGACGCTGGATGTCCCTG CACCATCGGTTCGTGGCCGACAGCAAAGATAAGGAACCCGAAGTCGTCTTCATCGGGGACTCTCTGGTCCAGCTAATGCACCAGTGCGAG ATCTGGCGGGAGCTCTTTTCTCCTCTGCATGCACTTAACTTTGGCATTGGCAGTGATAGTACACAACATGTGCTTTGGAGACTGGAGAATGGGGAGCTGGAGCACATCCGACCCAAG ATTGTGGTGGTCTGGGTGGGTACCAACAACCATGGGCACACAGCAGAGCAAGTGACTGGTGGCATCAAGGCCATTGTGCAACTGGTGAACCAACGGCAGCCCCAGGCCCGGGTCGTGGTGCTG GGCCTGCTTCCGAGGGGCCAGCACCCTAACCCACTTCGTGAGAAAAACCGGCGAGTGAACGAGCTGGTCCGGGCAGCATTGGCTGGCCACCCACGGGCCCACTTTCTGGATGCCGACCCTGGCTTTGTGCACTCGGACGGTACCATAAGTCACCACGACATGTACGATTACCTGCATCTGAGCCGCCTGGGCTACACACCTGTCTGTCGAGCCCTGCACTCCCTGCTTCTGCGTCTGCTGGCCCAAGACCAGGGCCAAGGTGGCTCCCGGCCAGAGGCCACACCCTAA